In Leifsonia sp. ZF2019, a genomic segment contains:
- a CDS encoding ROK family protein: MSAPLIESGLLVETGELTEGRTGRPSRPLDIVPDSRHFIGMKLTADDVQGVATDLRANVISADRASFSSRDPESVADAIAQVAERLAGTVPRVTAIGVGLGGRIAHNSTVASAAFLEWEDVPLVDMIEARTGISTIIENDVVAFTEAEHWFGYGRGLDRFAVITLGVGIGYGLVIHDGIVADEDTGIGLIGHWPLDPFGPLCPAGHRGCARSVLTQGAITHEVSAALGREVGYDEALDLAVAGEPAAHRVVDDAGRGLGRLLAAIANLTVPERIILGGEGVRLVEIAREAVDQGIAADRDPRAKRLDLVATSGDNLEWCRGAAVIAIQTYVLGTHPGAERR, translated from the coding sequence TTGAGTGCTCCTCTTATCGAGAGCGGGCTGCTGGTCGAGACCGGCGAGCTCACGGAGGGTCGCACCGGCCGCCCATCACGCCCGCTCGACATCGTGCCGGACTCCCGCCACTTCATCGGGATGAAGCTCACGGCCGATGACGTTCAGGGGGTCGCCACCGATCTTCGTGCCAACGTGATCAGCGCCGACCGCGCATCCTTCAGCTCGCGCGACCCGGAGTCCGTTGCAGATGCGATCGCCCAGGTCGCCGAGCGGCTCGCGGGCACAGTCCCACGGGTCACTGCGATCGGGGTCGGCCTCGGCGGCCGAATCGCCCACAACTCCACCGTGGCGAGCGCCGCCTTCCTCGAATGGGAGGACGTCCCGCTCGTCGACATGATCGAGGCGCGCACCGGCATCTCGACGATCATCGAGAACGACGTCGTCGCCTTCACCGAAGCCGAGCACTGGTTCGGCTACGGACGCGGGCTCGACCGCTTCGCCGTCATCACCCTCGGCGTCGGGATCGGGTACGGCCTCGTCATCCACGACGGCATCGTCGCCGACGAGGACACCGGCATCGGACTCATCGGACACTGGCCGCTGGACCCGTTCGGTCCGCTCTGCCCCGCAGGCCACCGGGGATGCGCACGCAGCGTTCTCACGCAAGGAGCCATTACCCATGAAGTGAGCGCCGCGCTCGGACGCGAGGTCGGGTACGACGAGGCGCTCGACCTGGCCGTGGCCGGTGAGCCCGCCGCTCACCGCGTCGTCGACGATGCCGGCCGGGGCCTCGGCCGCCTCCTCGCCGCCATCGCCAACCTCACCGTCCCCGAACGCATCATCCTCGGCGGCGAAGGCGTCCGCCTCGTCGAGATCGCACGCGAGGCGGTCGACCAGGGAATCGCAGCCGACCGCGACCCGCGGGCGAAGCGCCTCGATCTCGTCGCCACCTCCGGCGACAATCTCGAATGGTGCCGCGGGGCTGCCGTCATCGCCATCCAGACCTACGTGCTCGGCACGCATCCCGGAGCGGAAAGGCGCTGA
- a CDS encoding extracellular solute-binding protein, producing the protein MKRSTALAGSAAMAAAIALVVAGCSSPSAGSSTDGSSSNPVTLTFWGSYGNGGNSTQEDALNKTLIPAFEKANPGIKVDYVDIPYDSLLQKLTTSAAGGTLPDLVRSDIGWVPQLGQLGVLTPLSDSMSDFGTLSKATYPGSLATNKYNGKYYGLPLDANTRVLITSQKALDAAGMSTPPATFDDLKQMAAKLKGTGVSVFADGGLGGWNIYPWIWSNGGSITNSGLTKATGYLNGDKSVAAIQMLVDLYKEGQIPNLITGNQGATSTSDGLPTGKYATILDGPWMKGIWAGQYKDFKPVYAPVPHGDGPSTSVVGGEDIVLTASSKHQAAAEKFIRFTQSESFQIEMAKTGQMTVIPAYASKQAAIDPYYTMYADQLKTAKARLAIPQGAKVDNILSTALTPAFTGSTSVKDALTTAAQQIDPLLTGK; encoded by the coding sequence ATGAAGCGTTCCACCGCACTGGCCGGCTCTGCGGCGATGGCCGCCGCCATCGCGCTCGTCGTGGCCGGCTGCTCGTCCCCGTCGGCCGGATCCTCGACCGACGGCTCGTCCAGCAACCCCGTCACCCTGACATTCTGGGGATCCTACGGAAACGGCGGCAACTCCACCCAGGAGGATGCGCTGAACAAGACCCTGATTCCCGCCTTCGAGAAGGCCAACCCCGGCATCAAGGTCGACTACGTCGACATCCCGTACGACAGCCTGCTCCAGAAGCTGACCACGAGCGCGGCCGGCGGCACGCTGCCCGACCTGGTCCGGTCCGACATCGGCTGGGTGCCTCAGCTGGGCCAGCTCGGCGTTCTCACGCCGCTGTCCGACAGTATGAGCGACTTCGGCACCCTCTCGAAGGCGACGTACCCGGGCTCGCTCGCGACCAACAAGTACAACGGCAAGTACTACGGGCTCCCGCTCGACGCCAACACCCGCGTGCTGATCACCTCGCAGAAGGCTCTGGATGCGGCCGGGATGAGCACTCCGCCGGCGACCTTCGACGACCTGAAGCAGATGGCGGCGAAACTCAAGGGCACCGGAGTGTCCGTCTTCGCCGACGGAGGGCTGGGCGGCTGGAACATCTACCCGTGGATCTGGTCGAACGGCGGCAGCATCACGAACTCCGGCCTGACCAAGGCCACCGGCTACCTGAACGGAGACAAGTCGGTGGCGGCCATCCAGATGCTCGTCGATCTGTACAAGGAGGGACAGATCCCGAACCTGATCACGGGCAACCAGGGTGCGACCTCCACGTCGGACGGCCTGCCGACCGGCAAATACGCGACCATCCTCGATGGCCCGTGGATGAAGGGCATCTGGGCCGGACAGTACAAGGACTTCAAGCCGGTCTACGCACCGGTGCCCCACGGCGACGGACCGTCGACCAGCGTCGTGGGCGGCGAGGACATCGTGCTCACCGCATCGTCGAAGCACCAGGCCGCGGCCGAGAAGTTCATCCGCTTCACGCAATCCGAGTCGTTCCAGATCGAGATGGCGAAGACCGGTCAGATGACCGTGATTCCGGCATACGCATCCAAGCAGGCCGCCATCGACCCGTACTACACGATGTACGCGGACCAGCTGAAGACGGCGAAAGCGCGCCTGGCGATCCCGCAGGGGGCGAAGGTCGACAACATCCTCAGCACCGCGCTGACCCCGGCATTCACGGGATCCACCAGCGTCAAGGATGCGCTCACCACGGCGGCCCAGCAGATCGATCCGCTGCTGACCGGCAAGTGA
- a CDS encoding carbohydrate ABC transporter permease — protein sequence MTAGRVLTRATPYLFIAPGFLLFAALILVPIAQAVQMSFYDWKVIAGAVSQFIGLDNYIRAFSDDHFWLSLANSGIYMLFTVPPQIVIGLFIALLLKQKSPTQPVFRVLFYLPVVTSWVVVSLLFKYLFADGGLINFTLHDFLHLMNSDVSWLSGRWTALVAICALGVWKGVGWSMMIFLAALQGVPRALEEAAMMDGAGRWQRFRTVTVPAIWPTLLFVTVMLVIGGFNVFTSVLLMTGGGPGGATDVVLTYMYNQAFTFLDFGYGSALAVILSVIVFVLAIVQLRVFRDRSGEDLA from the coding sequence ATGACGGCCGGTCGCGTGCTGACCCGCGCGACGCCCTACCTCTTCATCGCCCCCGGGTTTCTCCTCTTCGCCGCGCTGATCCTCGTGCCCATCGCGCAGGCCGTGCAGATGAGCTTCTACGACTGGAAGGTCATCGCCGGGGCGGTCAGCCAGTTCATCGGTCTGGACAACTACATCCGGGCGTTCTCGGACGATCATTTCTGGCTGAGCCTCGCGAACAGCGGCATCTACATGCTCTTCACGGTGCCACCGCAGATCGTCATCGGCTTGTTCATCGCTCTTCTGCTCAAGCAGAAGAGCCCGACTCAGCCGGTGTTCCGGGTGCTCTTCTATCTGCCGGTCGTCACGAGCTGGGTCGTGGTGTCGCTGCTCTTCAAGTACCTCTTCGCCGACGGCGGCCTCATCAACTTCACGCTGCACGACTTCCTGCACCTGATGAACTCCGACGTCTCCTGGCTTTCCGGCCGATGGACGGCCCTGGTCGCGATCTGCGCGCTGGGCGTCTGGAAAGGCGTCGGCTGGTCGATGATGATCTTCCTCGCCGCGTTGCAGGGAGTGCCCCGTGCGCTCGAGGAGGCTGCGATGATGGACGGCGCCGGCCGCTGGCAACGCTTCCGTACCGTCACCGTCCCGGCCATCTGGCCCACGCTCCTGTTCGTCACGGTGATGCTCGTGATCGGCGGCTTCAACGTCTTCACGTCGGTGCTCCTGATGACCGGCGGTGGACCAGGCGGCGCGACCGATGTCGTCCTCACCTACATGTACAACCAGGCGTTCACGTTCCTCGACTTCGGCTACGGTTCCGCTCTCGCCGTGATCCTGTCCGTGATCGTCTTCGTGCTCGCCATCGTCCAGCTGCGCGTGTTCCGCGACCGCAGCGGAGAGGATCTCGCATGA
- a CDS encoding carbohydrate ABC transporter permease, which translates to MTATAATTAAAPPARRRLGVRRARSLGTAARIAILIVGAVIMVTPFLYMLSTSFKSQAYVLTVPPQFIPNPATTANYTQALTTQDFGLYFVNSVIVAVISTALSLLISSMMAYGFARFRFPGREWMFRILLLGLVVPAMMLIIPQFVIAKFFGLIDSLGGLIVFYVAGSLALNTFLLRGFFAAIPDELDQAMQVDGANAWTRYWRLAIPLAKPALATATIFTFLACWDEFAWALTIINTPEHRTLPIAIALFQGQNATQWGLVFAASIIAIVPVIVVFLVFQRYFVQGLTAGAVKG; encoded by the coding sequence ATGACCGCCACCGCCGCCACGACGGCCGCCGCGCCCCCCGCGCGCAGGCGGCTCGGCGTGCGCCGAGCCCGGTCCCTCGGCACCGCCGCTCGCATCGCCATCCTGATCGTCGGGGCGGTGATCATGGTGACGCCGTTCCTCTACATGCTCTCCACCAGTTTCAAGAGCCAGGCGTACGTGCTGACGGTTCCGCCGCAGTTCATCCCGAACCCGGCGACCACGGCGAATTACACCCAGGCGTTGACGACGCAGGACTTCGGACTCTACTTCGTGAACTCCGTCATCGTGGCCGTCATCTCCACGGCTCTGTCGCTGCTGATCAGCTCGATGATGGCCTACGGGTTCGCCCGGTTCCGGTTTCCCGGACGCGAATGGATGTTCCGCATCCTGTTGCTCGGGCTGGTCGTGCCAGCGATGATGCTGATCATCCCGCAATTCGTCATCGCGAAGTTCTTCGGCCTGATCGACTCGCTCGGCGGCCTGATCGTCTTCTACGTCGCCGGGTCGCTCGCGCTCAACACCTTCCTGCTGCGCGGATTCTTCGCCGCTATCCCCGACGAGCTCGACCAGGCGATGCAGGTGGACGGTGCGAATGCGTGGACGAGGTACTGGCGCCTGGCGATCCCTCTGGCCAAGCCCGCCCTGGCGACGGCGACCATCTTCACGTTCCTCGCCTGCTGGGACGAGTTCGCCTGGGCCCTCACCATCATCAACACGCCGGAGCACCGCACGCTGCCGATTGCCATCGCGCTGTTCCAGGGCCAGAACGCGACCCAGTGGGGCCTCGTCTTCGCCGCATCCATCATTGCGATCGTTCCGGTGATCGTCGTCTTCCTGGTGTTCCAGCGGTACTTCGTGCAGGGCCTGACCGCGGGCGCGGTGAAGGGATGA
- a CDS encoding glycoside hydrolase family 66 protein, which produces MSERMVRAELLPERSSFEAREDVRVELRGASGPGTLTLWHLGVEVESRETEGAGYLSLGSLAPGGYGVEWTDGVSITRTAVEVTEHPGARIRYGFTVDYSPGRDPGGLADTVRRLHLTDVQFYDWAYRHAELLGGGEEYEDALGQPVALETVRRLADAVRAAGARALGYAAVYAVGPQEWDQWKDWALIDAAGAPYALGDFLFIVDPAAVSWLSHFREELAASVATVGFDGFHLDQYGYPKHARRADGRVVDVGSSFEALIAGVRDRLPEARLVFNNVNDFPTWVTGATPQDAVYVEVWDPHVTLGALAAVATRARAAGEGKPVAIAAYQHVYDSVPAGAADEATAFTMATLFSHGATHLLAGEADRILVDPYYVRNHTVEPSTAELLRRWYDFMVEHDELLFDPRIVDVTGSYAGPYNDDIDVSYAAAPVSGEAVAGAVWRRVTSTPRGLVVQLINLAGQPDTLWDGPKETPAAVGEGVLRIRTVAGSSPRVRVADPDRSPRLVEVPVDAGATHATVTLPAPGTWQLVLIELDPNGME; this is translated from the coding sequence ATGAGCGAGAGGATGGTGCGCGCCGAGCTGCTGCCGGAACGCTCCTCGTTCGAGGCCCGCGAGGATGTCCGCGTGGAACTGCGCGGAGCATCCGGCCCGGGCACGCTGACGCTGTGGCACCTGGGCGTCGAGGTGGAGAGCCGGGAGACCGAAGGCGCCGGGTATCTCTCGCTCGGCTCGCTCGCGCCCGGCGGGTACGGGGTCGAGTGGACGGACGGCGTATCCATCACGAGAACTGCGGTCGAAGTGACCGAGCATCCAGGCGCGCGCATCCGCTACGGCTTCACCGTGGACTACTCGCCCGGGCGGGATCCAGGGGGGCTCGCCGACACTGTCCGCCGCCTCCACCTCACCGACGTGCAGTTCTACGACTGGGCCTATCGCCATGCCGAACTGCTCGGCGGTGGCGAGGAGTACGAGGATGCGCTCGGCCAGCCCGTCGCTCTGGAGACCGTGCGCCGCCTCGCTGACGCGGTGCGCGCGGCCGGAGCCCGCGCGCTCGGCTATGCCGCCGTCTACGCCGTCGGACCGCAGGAGTGGGACCAGTGGAAGGACTGGGCGCTCATCGACGCCGCGGGCGCGCCGTACGCCCTCGGCGACTTCCTGTTCATCGTCGATCCGGCGGCCGTGTCGTGGCTTTCGCACTTCCGTGAGGAACTCGCGGCTTCGGTCGCGACGGTCGGTTTCGACGGCTTCCACCTCGACCAGTACGGCTACCCCAAGCACGCTCGTCGCGCGGACGGCCGGGTGGTGGACGTCGGCAGCTCGTTCGAGGCGCTGATCGCCGGGGTGCGCGACCGCCTCCCGGAGGCGCGCCTCGTCTTCAACAACGTCAACGACTTCCCGACATGGGTGACCGGCGCGACCCCGCAAGACGCCGTGTATGTGGAGGTGTGGGATCCGCACGTGACCCTCGGCGCTCTGGCGGCGGTCGCCACGCGCGCCCGGGCGGCCGGCGAGGGCAAACCGGTCGCCATCGCCGCCTACCAGCATGTCTACGACTCCGTTCCAGCGGGTGCGGCCGACGAGGCGACCGCATTCACGATGGCGACGCTGTTCTCCCACGGGGCCACCCACCTCCTCGCCGGCGAGGCCGACCGCATCCTGGTGGACCCCTACTACGTCCGCAACCACACGGTGGAGCCCTCGACCGCTGAGCTGCTCCGCCGCTGGTACGACTTCATGGTGGAGCACGACGAGCTGCTGTTCGACCCTCGCATCGTGGATGTCACCGGCTCCTACGCGGGGCCGTACAACGACGACATCGACGTGTCGTATGCAGCAGCTCCGGTCTCGGGCGAGGCCGTAGCCGGAGCGGTCTGGCGACGTGTCACGAGCACCCCTCGCGGGCTCGTGGTGCAGCTGATCAACCTCGCCGGCCAGCCGGACACCCTCTGGGACGGACCGAAGGAGACGCCGGCCGCCGTCGGCGAGGGCGTCTTGCGCATCCGGACCGTCGCCGGTTCATCGCCCCGCGTCCGCGTCGCCGACCCGGATCGCTCTCCGCGGCTCGTCGAGGTCCCCGTCGACGCCGGCGCCACCCACGCGACGGTCACCCTGCCGGCCCCCGGCACCTGGCAGCTCGTGCTCATCGAACTCGATCCGAACGGAATGGAATGA
- a CDS encoding glycoside hydrolase family 13 protein — protein sequence MTDVTLLPTAVPPRTTAEEDPWWRSAVVYQVYPQSFADADGDGVGDLRGISQHLDHLEELGVDVIWLSPIYASPRDDNGYDISDYQQIDPIYGTLDDFDQLLADIHSRGMKLVMDLVVNHTSDEHPWFVESASRPDSPKRDWYWWRAPREGFAGGEPGAEPNNWGSFFSGSAWQYDEASGEYFLHLFSRKQPDLNWENPEVRGAVYDMMSWWLDRGVDGFRMDVINLLSKVPSLPDGVVAPGALYGDGFPFYAQGPRIHEFLHEMHERVFAHREGAFLTVGEMPGVTVEDARLFTDPSRREVDMVFQFEHVGLDHGPGGKWDPRSASVRDLKESFARWQEGLAEAGWNSLYWNNHDQPRVVSRFGDDADYWRESATALATVLHLQRGTPYIYQGEEIGMTNMSFADITGFRDIESLNHYAEAVQLRGVAPDEVLAALRIMSRDNARTPFQWSAEPNAGFTTAEPWIPVNPNFDRINADAQRRDPRSVFAYYQALIALRHSERAISHGSFQLLLREHPTVFAYVRTLEAREVLVLANLVGAAATYELPEAEVWADAVPVLGNTEANVPRVDGRLRPWEARVFVRDVR from the coding sequence ATGACCGACGTCACGCTCCTGCCGACCGCGGTTCCCCCGCGCACGACGGCCGAGGAAGACCCGTGGTGGCGCTCTGCCGTCGTCTACCAGGTGTACCCGCAGAGTTTCGCGGACGCGGACGGCGACGGCGTCGGCGACCTGCGGGGCATCTCCCAGCACCTCGACCACCTGGAGGAGCTCGGTGTCGACGTGATCTGGCTGTCGCCGATCTACGCCTCACCGCGCGACGACAACGGCTACGACATCAGCGACTACCAGCAGATCGACCCCATCTACGGAACTCTGGACGATTTCGACCAGCTGCTGGCGGACATCCATTCGCGGGGCATGAAGCTCGTCATGGATCTGGTCGTGAATCACACGTCCGATGAGCATCCGTGGTTCGTCGAATCCGCGTCCCGGCCCGACAGCCCCAAGCGCGACTGGTACTGGTGGCGTGCACCCCGCGAGGGCTTCGCCGGCGGAGAGCCGGGGGCGGAGCCCAACAACTGGGGGTCCTTCTTCTCCGGATCCGCGTGGCAGTACGACGAGGCGTCCGGCGAGTACTTCCTGCACCTGTTCTCGCGCAAGCAGCCGGACCTGAACTGGGAGAACCCCGAGGTCCGCGGTGCTGTGTACGACATGATGAGCTGGTGGCTCGACCGGGGGGTCGACGGCTTCCGGATGGACGTCATCAACCTCCTGTCGAAGGTGCCATCGCTGCCGGATGGCGTCGTCGCGCCCGGCGCTCTCTACGGCGACGGCTTCCCCTTCTACGCGCAGGGGCCGCGCATCCACGAGTTCCTGCACGAGATGCACGAGCGCGTCTTCGCGCACCGTGAGGGAGCCTTTCTCACCGTCGGTGAAATGCCTGGCGTCACGGTCGAGGATGCGCGACTGTTCACGGATCCGTCGCGTCGCGAAGTCGACATGGTCTTCCAGTTCGAGCACGTCGGCCTGGACCACGGCCCTGGCGGCAAGTGGGACCCGCGTTCCGCCAGCGTTCGCGACCTCAAAGAGTCGTTCGCCCGGTGGCAGGAGGGCCTGGCCGAGGCCGGCTGGAACAGCCTGTACTGGAACAACCACGACCAGCCCCGCGTGGTCAGCCGATTCGGCGACGACGCGGACTACTGGCGCGAGTCGGCAACGGCCCTGGCGACCGTCCTCCACCTCCAACGAGGCACCCCGTACATCTATCAGGGCGAGGAGATCGGCATGACCAACATGTCATTCGCCGACATCACGGGGTTCCGCGACATCGAATCGCTGAACCACTACGCCGAGGCCGTGCAACTGCGCGGCGTCGCCCCGGACGAGGTGCTCGCCGCCCTGCGCATCATGAGCCGCGACAACGCGCGCACACCGTTCCAGTGGTCGGCTGAGCCGAACGCCGGTTTCACGACGGCCGAGCCGTGGATCCCGGTGAACCCGAACTTCGACCGGATCAACGCGGACGCTCAGCGACGCGATCCTCGGTCGGTGTTCGCGTATTACCAGGCCCTCATCGCGCTCCGACACTCCGAACGTGCCATCTCGCACGGCAGCTTCCAGCTCCTCCTGCGGGAGCATCCGACCGTGTTCGCGTACGTGCGGACTCTGGAGGCGCGGGAGGTTCTCGTGCTCGCGAATCTCGTCGGCGCAGCGGCGACGTATGAACTGCCGGAGGCCGAGGTGTGGGCAGACGCGGTGCCGGTGCTCGGGAACACCGAGGCGAATGTGCCGCGTGTGGATGGGCGCTTGCGGCCGTGGGAGGCCCGGGTGTTCGTCCGGGACGTTCGGTAG
- a CDS encoding carbohydrate kinase family protein: MPPSSPEQAFDPSADPHRVLVAGEALIDVIHRDGTTREHPGGSPANVALGLARLGVATSFLTAVGDDARGHAISERLTGAGVTLLPESWSLPTTSSAEARIAADGSAAYEFDITWQLPRRIAVPPVRHLHIGSISAFLAPGADRIEQLVEELRPEASVSFDPNIRPALVGDRADAVARFERLARRADIVKLSDEDALFLYPDVRADEAARAISSTGALVAVTRGSAGSILTAGGSTVEIAPVTVQVVDTVGAGDSYMAALLAWFLEAGLDTARGLSPAELASAGQSAARAAGITVSRAGAEPPTSAELAG, encoded by the coding sequence ATGCCCCCGTCATCGCCCGAGCAGGCCTTCGACCCCTCGGCGGACCCTCACCGCGTACTGGTCGCCGGTGAGGCGCTCATCGATGTGATCCATCGCGACGGCACGACGCGTGAGCACCCCGGGGGCTCCCCCGCGAATGTCGCGCTCGGTCTCGCCCGGCTCGGTGTGGCGACGTCGTTCCTGACCGCTGTGGGCGACGACGCCAGAGGACACGCGATCAGCGAGCGACTGACGGGCGCCGGCGTCACTCTCCTGCCGGAATCGTGGAGCCTTCCGACGACCTCCAGCGCGGAAGCCAGAATCGCGGCGGATGGCTCGGCTGCGTACGAGTTCGACATCACCTGGCAGCTCCCCCGACGGATCGCCGTGCCTCCCGTTCGGCATCTGCACATCGGCTCGATCTCCGCCTTCCTCGCACCGGGCGCGGACAGAATCGAGCAACTCGTCGAGGAGCTCCGCCCCGAGGCGAGCGTCAGCTTCGACCCGAACATCCGTCCGGCCCTCGTCGGCGACCGTGCCGACGCCGTGGCACGATTCGAGCGACTCGCGAGGCGGGCGGACATCGTCAAGCTCAGCGACGAGGACGCGCTCTTCCTGTACCCGGACGTGCGCGCAGACGAGGCGGCACGCGCGATCTCATCCACCGGCGCACTCGTGGCCGTCACACGGGGTTCCGCCGGCTCCATCCTCACCGCGGGAGGCTCCACGGTCGAGATCGCACCCGTCACCGTTCAGGTGGTGGACACCGTCGGTGCAGGCGACAGCTACATGGCCGCTCTGCTGGCCTGGTTCCTCGAGGCCGGCCTGGACACGGCGCGTGGTCTCTCACCCGCCGAACTCGCGTCGGCCGGCCAGTCGGCCGCTCGCGCCGCCGGGATCACCGTGTCCCGGGCGGGCGCGGAACCGCCCACCTCCGCCGAGCTCGCCGGGTGA
- the tatC gene encoding twin-arginine translocase subunit TatC has translation MSRANRTARMSLAAHVTELRRRAVRAAAALVAGTIGGWFLGPLLLAAVRAPIAEAAASQHRLAALNFDTITGAFDLRMQAAFAIGIVASSPIWLYQAWAFLVPALSRRELKYGFGFFFTAVPLFLGGCVAGWLIVPHIVLLLTGFAADGSSSFIQANDYFQFVLKLVVAAGFAFVSPVFLVLMNFLGLLSAASILHGWRIAFLVILGFTAIVTPSADVISMLLLALPLIALYYLAWTVALLHDRRLAARILSAPSRRPVPCDADRET, from the coding sequence ATGAGCCGCGCGAACCGCACCGCGCGCATGTCGCTGGCGGCTCACGTCACGGAGTTGCGTCGTCGCGCGGTGCGAGCCGCTGCGGCGCTCGTGGCCGGAACGATCGGCGGCTGGTTCCTCGGCCCGCTCCTGCTCGCCGCCGTGCGGGCACCGATCGCGGAGGCCGCGGCGTCGCAGCATCGCCTCGCAGCGCTGAACTTCGACACCATCACCGGCGCGTTCGACCTGCGGATGCAGGCGGCGTTCGCGATCGGCATCGTGGCGTCCAGCCCGATCTGGCTCTATCAGGCCTGGGCCTTCCTCGTCCCCGCTCTGAGTCGCCGGGAGCTGAAGTACGGGTTCGGCTTCTTCTTCACCGCGGTCCCGCTCTTCCTCGGCGGCTGCGTCGCCGGCTGGCTGATCGTGCCGCACATCGTCCTCCTGCTCACGGGCTTCGCAGCGGACGGCTCCTCGTCGTTCATCCAGGCCAACGACTACTTCCAGTTCGTGCTGAAACTCGTCGTCGCGGCCGGCTTCGCCTTCGTCTCGCCGGTGTTCCTCGTGCTGATGAACTTCCTCGGACTGCTTTCCGCCGCGTCGATCCTGCACGGCTGGCGCATCGCTTTCCTCGTCATCCTCGGCTTCACGGCGATCGTGACACCGTCGGCCGACGTGATCTCCATGCTTCTGCTCGCCCTCCCCCTGATCGCGCTGTACTACCTCGCCTGGACGGTCGCGCTGCTGCACGACCGAAGGCTCGCCGCGCGGATCCTCTCGGCGCCGAGCAGGAGACCGGTTCCCTGTGATGCCGACCGAGAGACGTGA
- a CDS encoding Sec-independent protein translocase subunit TatA/TatB — protein MSFEKLLVIGVIAAFLIGPTRLPAYAARLGQLVRSLRGLADDVQRQVREETGESVDLDWRRYDPRQYDPRRIIREALLSEPEPEPATRARERIGPDAP, from the coding sequence ATGAGCTTCGAGAAACTGCTCGTGATCGGCGTGATCGCCGCCTTCCTGATCGGCCCGACCCGGCTGCCGGCCTACGCCGCCAGGCTCGGTCAGCTCGTCCGCTCCCTGCGCGGGCTCGCCGACGATGTGCAGCGGCAGGTGCGCGAGGAGACCGGCGAGTCGGTCGACCTCGACTGGCGTCGGTACGATCCGCGGCAGTACGACCCGCGGCGGATCATTCGCGAGGCACTGCTCTCTGAGCCCGAGCCCGAGCCCGCGACCCGCGCCCGCGAGCGGATCGGCCCGGACGCGCCATGA
- the tatA gene encoding twin-arginine translocase TatA/TatE family subunit produces MLANLGGWHLLVILAVVLLLFGATRLPALSKGLGQSIRIFRKEVHDLSDGEAGGTAEKSAAPSGSDEVSARP; encoded by the coding sequence ATGTTGGCTAATCTCGGTGGCTGGCACCTGCTGGTGATCCTCGCGGTGGTGCTGCTGTTGTTCGGCGCCACGCGCCTGCCCGCCCTGTCGAAGGGCCTCGGCCAGTCGATCCGGATCTTCCGCAAGGAGGTCCACGACCTGTCGGACGGCGAAGCCGGCGGCACCGCGGAGAAGTCCGCCGCGCCCTCCGGTTCCGACGAGGTCTCCGCCCGACCGTGA